In Flavobacterium praedii, the DNA window TGTGTGCTAGGCAAATTGCTAGAGTCGCTAAAAGTAATAAAATAGTTGTCGAGAAATCTACTTTGCCAGTACGAACCGCAGAGGCTATCAAAAGCATTCTTGACACTACTGGAAACGGCGTTCAGTTTCAAATTTTGTCGAACCCTGAGTTTTTAGCTGAAGGTACTGCTGTGCAAGATTTATTGAATCCAGATCGAATTTTGATTGGAGGAGACACTTCAATAGAGGGACAAAAAGCAATTCAGTCATTGGTTGATGTTTATTCGAATTGGGTAAGTCCAGAGAAAATATTGACTACTAATGTTTGGTCTTCGGAGTTGTCTAAATTGACAGCGAATGCTTTTTTGGCTCAAAGAATATCGTCTATCAATGCGATGTCAGAACTTTGTGAAAAAACAGGTGCAGATGTCAATGAAGTTGCCAGAGCTATTGGAATGGATAGCCGTATAGGTCCAAAATTTTTAAAGGCATCGGTTGGGTTTGGAGGCTCTTGTTTTCAAAAAGACATTTTAAACTTAGTTTATATTGCAAAATCATACGGACTGAATGAAGTAGCAGATTATTGGGAACAAGTTATTATTATGAATGACCATCAAAAGCGTCGTTTCTCTAATACAATAGTACAAACACTTTATAATACAGTTGCAGATAAAAAAATCACATTTTTGGGTTGGGCGTTCAAGAAAGATACTAATGATACTAGAGAGTCTGCTGCGATTTATGTAGCAAACGATTTGATTAATGAACAAGCCAAAATTGCAGTTTATGATCCCAAAGTTTCTCGCAAAAAGATGTTAGCCGACTTGGATTATTTGGAAAGCAGAACAGCTGAAGAAAACGCAAAAGGGATTGATACTTTTGATGATCCCTATTTATGCTGTAAAAATGCCCATGCTATCGCTATACTCACAGAATGGGATGAATTTGCAACTTATGATTGGAAAAA includes these proteins:
- a CDS encoding UDP-glucose 6-dehydrogenase, coding for MKITKICCIGAGYVGGPTMAVIAQKCPDIQVTVVDLNAERIAAWNDENTDNIPIYEPGLATIVAEARGRNLFFSTEVDKAIDEAQIIFISVNTPTKTYGKGKGMAADLKYIELCARQIARVAKSNKIVVEKSTLPVRTAEAIKSILDTTGNGVQFQILSNPEFLAEGTAVQDLLNPDRILIGGDTSIEGQKAIQSLVDVYSNWVSPEKILTTNVWSSELSKLTANAFLAQRISSINAMSELCEKTGADVNEVARAIGMDSRIGPKFLKASVGFGGSCFQKDILNLVYIAKSYGLNEVADYWEQVIIMNDHQKRRFSNTIVQTLYNTVADKKITFLGWAFKKDTNDTRESAAIYVANDLINEQAKIAVYDPKVSRKKMLADLDYLESRTAEENAKGIDTFDDPYLCCKNAHAIAILTEWDEFATYDWKKIYEGMQKPAFVFDGRNILSKSELEAIGFIYQAIGS